Within the Gracilinema caldarium DSM 7334 genome, the region CGATAGTCTTAATCACCGTGCCCCGAAACTGGTGAACCGCCGCTTCAATTATTTCATTATGGCGGTTCAACAACTCCAGAGTACGCTTTTCATTCGTTTCCATCATCCTGGAAAAACCGGCAATATCGGTGTACATTATTGCCGCAAGGCGATACTCTTTCTCATCCATATTGATGAGCATACAAGGCCCTTTTCATTGGGTCAATAGAAGGATGTAATTCATGAAAAAGAGCAAGCAGACCCTATTCCGCTGTTCCGCCTGCGGCCATGAAGAACCCAAATGGCTCGGACGCTGTCCTGAATGCGGTGAATGGAATACTCTCATCGAGACAAGCACCAATAGCCACATCCAGGCCGGAACAAGCTCGCCAAACTTGAACCTTGCATCCATACCCCTTTCGGCGGTGGATCCCCAGGAAGGGAGCCGCATCTCCAGCGGCAACAGTGAACTGGACCGGGTTCTTGGCGGCGGCATGATGAAACGGTCTGCGATTCTCGTAGGTGGAGAGCCGGGTATCGGTAAGTCTACCCTGCTCCTTCAAACCGCAGCTTCAGCAGAAACGAAGGGACGGATTCTCTATATCTCAGGGGAAGAATCGGCAGGACAGATCCGGATGCGGGCTGACCGGCTCGGCATTGCCGGAGACCGGATTGAAATTTACTGTTCAGGCCTTCTCCAGGACATTGAACGTATCCTCGAAGCAGTAAAACCCATCATCGTCATAGTCGATTCGGTTCAAACCCTCTATTCCCCCGATTTAGGCATGGTACCGGGAACCGTTAACCAGATGAAATACTGTTCCTACGAGCTCATCCACTGGGTTAAAGAGCATGATGCGGTTCTTTTCCTTGTGGCCCATGTTACCAAGGACGGCCAAATTTCAGGCCCCAAAACTCTTGAACATATGGTTGATGCGGTCCTCTACTTTGAACAGAATGAAGGGGATACCCGCTTCTTGCGGTCCAGCAAAAACCGTTTTGGGTCGATTGATGAAATCGGCCTCTTTTCCATGCAGGAGCGGGGTCTTGTCCCGGTAGAAGACCCATCGAGCCTGTTTCTGGTCCGCCGGGAGGGTGAAATTCCTCCCGGAATCGCCACCGCGGCGGTAGTGGAAGGAAGCCGAACCCTCCTCGTCGAAATCCAGGCCCTGGTCATCCCTGCTAAGGGAGCCATGAGCCGGATCTTTTCAGACACCATCGACACAAGCCGCATATCCCGCATCGCAGCCACCCTGGAAAAGCATACCAAACTGAGGCTCTCTGATCATGACATGTATGTTAATGTGGCCGGCGGCATCCGGATTACCGAAGTGGGCCTGGACCTAGCCCTTGCGGGGGCGCTGCATTCAGCCAGGACCGGGCTCGCCCTCCCCCCAAGGACCTTTCTTGCAGG harbors:
- the radA gene encoding DNA repair protein RadA translates to MKKSKQTLFRCSACGHEEPKWLGRCPECGEWNTLIETSTNSHIQAGTSSPNLNLASIPLSAVDPQEGSRISSGNSELDRVLGGGMMKRSAILVGGEPGIGKSTLLLQTAASAETKGRILYISGEESAGQIRMRADRLGIAGDRIEIYCSGLLQDIERILEAVKPIIVIVDSVQTLYSPDLGMVPGTVNQMKYCSYELIHWVKEHDAVLFLVAHVTKDGQISGPKTLEHMVDAVLYFEQNEGDTRFLRSSKNRFGSIDEIGLFSMQERGLVPVEDPSSLFLVRREGEIPPGIATAAVVEGSRTLLVEIQALVIPAKGAMSRIFSDTIDTSRISRIAATLEKHTKLRLSDHDMYVNVAGGIRITEVGLDLALAGALHSARTGLALPPRTFLAGELSLAGEVRPIRRLASRIKAGRALSFTRFIGPAQEQRPRLDELGPGDSDMYIRVADIKAAIQELMH